A window of Acidobacteriota bacterium contains these coding sequences:
- a CDS encoding cytochrome C554: MTGIRKGFAAVAALAFLAGGMALAAEHEFVGTKTCKKCHIKQWKSWSQTRMAKAFDILKPGERAEAKKAAGLDPQKDYTTDPNCLKCHTTGYGKPGGFKDIASTPDRAGVGCEMCHGAGKDYTKPDVMSLKNKNFKHADAVAAGMVDKVSEKQCLACHNEESPFHGGKYAFNFEERKDKGTHEHYPLKYQH, translated from the coding sequence ATGACCGGAATTCGCAAGGGTTTCGCGGCGGTCGCGGCACTCGCGTTCCTCGCGGGCGGTATGGCGCTCGCCGCGGAGCACGAGTTCGTCGGGACCAAGACGTGCAAGAAGTGCCACATCAAGCAGTGGAAGAGCTGGTCCCAGACGCGCATGGCCAAGGCGTTCGACATCCTCAAGCCCGGCGAGCGGGCGGAGGCGAAGAAGGCGGCGGGGCTCGATCCTCAGAAGGACTACACGACCGATCCGAACTGCCTGAAGTGCCACACGACGGGATACGGAAAGCCCGGCGGCTTCAAGGACATCGCCTCCACGCCCGACCGTGCCGGCGTCGGCTGTGAAATGTGTCACGGCGCGGGCAAGGACTACACGAAGCCCGACGTGATGAGCCTCAAGAACAAGAACTTCAAGCACGCCGACGCGGTGGCCGCCGGTATGGTGGACAAGGTGTCGGAGAAGCAGTGCCTCGCCTGTCACAACGAAGAGAGCCCCTTCCACGGCGGCAAGTACGCGTTCAATTTCGAGGAGCGGAAGGACAAGGGCACCCACGAACACTATCCGCTCAAGTACCAGCACTGA